In one Aquila chrysaetos chrysaetos chromosome 24, bAquChr1.4, whole genome shotgun sequence genomic region, the following are encoded:
- the LOC115335312 gene encoding protein qua-1-like isoform X4, whose translation MAAGGGGARRGLLKRKPNFTLQEIDILMSEVLKYEQLLFGAAASTVNAYEKQKIWWRITNKINAAGRNQRDIGEVKNRWRGLRRRANDKITRHRQERQAPAARPAVRVGNGNGNGNGNGSGPGPPELGPGPAPGWGPRGTAGIDPPLLGVEVVAPHGGCGGRGRGGPGRGHVGDQDGNMEGQGQGHGGPGPGYWGPGHRRGGLGRGHGGTATGTWGTRSRTEGDQDTDTGDRDQDVGSQDTDMGDRDGDMEGQGQGHGGTGTRTWGDRNMDTGEQDRDMGGLEQGHRGTGTRTWGDRNMDTGEQDRDMGGLEQGHRGTGTRVCGDRDCDRGNGTRTLGTRTQMWGTRTVTWRDWDKDRGDQDQDGGDQDEDTETRTGVRRDTGTRTWIQRTKAGTWRAGTGMGGVGTWGH comes from the exons atggcggcgggaggcggcggggcgcggcgggggtTGCTGAAACGGAAGCCGAACTTCACGTTACAGGAGATCGACATCCTGATGAGCGAGGTGCTCAAGTACGAGCAGCTGCTCTTCGGCGCCGCCGCCAGCACCGTCAACGCCTACGAGAAGCAGAAGATCTGGTGGCGCATCACCAACAAGATCAACGCCGCCGGCCGCAACCAGCGCGACATCGGCGAGGTGAAGAACCGCTGGCGGGGGCTGCGCCGCCGGGCCAACGATAAGATCACCCGGCACCGGCAGGAGAGGCAGGCACCCGCCGCTCGCCCGGCCGTCAGAGTCGGCAACGGCAACGGCAACGGCAACGGCAACGGttccggccccggcccgccggaGCTCGGCCCCGGGCCCGCTCCCGGTTGGGGACCGCGGGGCACCGCCGGCATCGACCCGCCGCTCCTCGGCGTCGAGGTGGTGGCGCCGCACGGTGGGtgcggggggcgggggcgggggggaccgGGACGGGGAC ACGTGGGGGACCAGGACGGGAACATGGAGGGACAGGGGCAGGGACACGGGGGACCAGGACCAGGATATTGGGGACCAGGACACAGGCGTGGGGGACTGGGACGGGGACATGGAGGGACTGCgacagggacatgggggaccaggagcaggacagaggggGACCAGGACACAGACACAGGAGACAGGGACCAGGACGTGGGGAGCCAGGACACAGACATGGGGGACCGGGACGGAGACATGGAGGGACAGGGGCAGGGACATGGGGGCACTGGGACCAGGACATGGGGGGACCGGAACATGGACACGGGGGAACAGgacagggacatggggggacTGGAGCAGGGACACAGGGGCACTGGGACCAGGACATGGGGGGACCGGAACATGGACACGGGGGAACAGgacagggacatggggggacTGGAGCAGGGACACAGGGGCACTGGGACCAGGGTGTGTGGGGACCGGGACTGTGACAGGGGCAATGGGACCAGGACATTGGGGACCAGGACACAGATGTGGGGGACCAGGACAGTGACATGGAGGGACTGGGACAAGGACAGAGGAGACCAGGACCAGGATGGGGGGGATCAGGACGAAGACACTGAGACCAGGACAGGTGTGCGGAGGGACACTGGGACCAGGACATGGATACAGAGGACCAAGGCAGGGACATGGAGGGctgggacagggatggggggggtaGGGACATGGGGGCACTAG
- the LOC115335312 gene encoding protein qua-1-like isoform X2, whose product MAAGGGGARRGLLKRKPNFTLQEIDILMSEVLKYEQLLFGAAASTVNAYEKQKIWWRITNKINAAGRNQRDIGEVKNRWRGLRRRANDKITRHRQERQAPAARPAVRVGNGNGNGNGNGSGPGPPELGPGPAPGWGPRGTAGIDPPLLGVEVVAPHGGCGGRGRGGPGRGHVGDQDGNMEGQGQGHGGPGPGYWGPGHRRGGLGRGHGGTATGTWGTRSRTEGDQDTDTGDRDQDVGSQDTDMGDRDGDMEGQGQGHGGTGTRTWGDRNMDTGEQDRDMGGLEQGHRGTGTRTWGDRNMDTGEQDRDMGGLEQGHRGTGTRVCGDRDCDRGNGTRTLGTRTQMWGTRTVTWRDWDKDRGDQDQDGGDQDEDTETRTGVRRDWDRDMGAWDRDVGETGTRAVGPGQVHGGTGAGTGRRIRTGTGGQGHGGDTDTGEDRDMEDWDRDGGGPGQGHGGQGQQQGHWDQDRRIPGSGW is encoded by the exons atggcggcgggaggcggcggggcgcggcgggggtTGCTGAAACGGAAGCCGAACTTCACGTTACAGGAGATCGACATCCTGATGAGCGAGGTGCTCAAGTACGAGCAGCTGCTCTTCGGCGCCGCCGCCAGCACCGTCAACGCCTACGAGAAGCAGAAGATCTGGTGGCGCATCACCAACAAGATCAACGCCGCCGGCCGCAACCAGCGCGACATCGGCGAGGTGAAGAACCGCTGGCGGGGGCTGCGCCGCCGGGCCAACGATAAGATCACCCGGCACCGGCAGGAGAGGCAGGCACCCGCCGCTCGCCCGGCCGTCAGAGTCGGCAACGGCAACGGCAACGGCAACGGCAACGGttccggccccggcccgccggaGCTCGGCCCCGGGCCCGCTCCCGGTTGGGGACCGCGGGGCACCGCCGGCATCGACCCGCCGCTCCTCGGCGTCGAGGTGGTGGCGCCGCACGGTGGGtgcggggggcgggggcgggggggaccgGGACGGGGAC ACGTGGGGGACCAGGACGGGAACATGGAGGGACAGGGGCAGGGACACGGGGGACCAGGACCAGGATATTGGGGACCAGGACACAGGCGTGGGGGACTGGGACGGGGACATGGAGGGACTGCgacagggacatgggggaccaggagcaggacagaggggGACCAGGACACAGACACAGGAGACAGGGACCAGGACGTGGGGAGCCAGGACACAGACATGGGGGACCGGGACGGAGACATGGAGGGACAGGGGCAGGGACATGGGGGCACTGGGACCAGGACATGGGGGGACCGGAACATGGACACGGGGGAACAGgacagggacatggggggacTGGAGCAGGGACACAGGGGCACTGGGACCAGGACATGGGGGGACCGGAACATGGACACGGGGGAACAGgacagggacatggggggacTGGAGCAGGGACACAGGGGCACTGGGACCAGGGTGTGTGGGGACCGGGACTGTGACAGGGGCAATGGGACCAGGACATTGGGGACCAGGACACAGATGTGGGGGACCAGGACAGTGACATGGAGGGACTGGGACAAGGACAGAGGAGACCAGGACCAGGATGGGGGGGATCAGGACGAAGACACTGAGACCAGGACAGGTGTGCGGAGGG ACTgggacagggacatgggggCCTGGGACCGGGACGTGGGGGAAACTGGAACCAGGGCAGTGGGACCAGGACAGGTGCATGGAGggactggggcagggacagggaggaggaTCAGGACAGGGACAGGAGGGCAGGGACATGGAGGGGACACAGACACAGGGGAGGACAGGGACATGGAGGActgggacagggatggggggggaccaggacagggacatgggggacagggacagcaaCAGGGGCACTGGGACCAGGACAGGAGGATACCAGGATCTGGCTGGTGA
- the LOC115335312 gene encoding myb-related transcription factor, partner of profilin-like isoform X6 produces MAAGGGGARRGLLKRKPNFTLQEIDILMSEVLKYEQLLFGAAASTVNAYEKQKIWWRITNKINAAGRNQRDIGEVKNRWRGLRRRANDKITRHRQERQAPAARPAVRVGNGNGNGNGNGSGPGPPELGPGPAPGWGPRGTAGIDPPLLGVEVVAPHGVKEEPVKEEPVEVKTEPFHSPAADSIPSRGADRRLPRTGIRPPGELCEGWSRSPPRPAPPELSLGELGGQQEPLGSDFPSILFEQEAEHLNNCGAGEPGPPGTTGLSDGAPDCTQLTPAEKRIVQSNERLVQEMRAFRREYAESRRETTSVLRVIAQALGGLSRSLAEIRDLYLREQAVPKP; encoded by the exons atggcggcgggaggcggcggggcgcggcgggggtTGCTGAAACGGAAGCCGAACTTCACGTTACAGGAGATCGACATCCTGATGAGCGAGGTGCTCAAGTACGAGCAGCTGCTCTTCGGCGCCGCCGCCAGCACCGTCAACGCCTACGAGAAGCAGAAGATCTGGTGGCGCATCACCAACAAGATCAACGCCGCCGGCCGCAACCAGCGCGACATCGGCGAGGTGAAGAACCGCTGGCGGGGGCTGCGCCGCCGGGCCAACGATAAGATCACCCGGCACCGGCAGGAGAGGCAGGCACCCGCCGCTCGCCCGGCCGTCAGAGTCGGCAACGGCAACGGCAACGGCAACGGCAACGGttccggccccggcccgccggaGCTCGGCCCCGGGCCCGCTCCCGGTTGGGGACCGCGGGGCACCGCCGGCATCGACCCGCCGCTCCTCGGCGTCGAGGTGGTGGCGCCGCACG GCGTCAAGGAGGAGCCGGTGAAGGAGGAGCCGGTGGAGGTGAAGACTGAGCCCTTCCACAGCCCGGCTGCCGACAGCATCCCCAGCCGCGGCGCCGACCGCCGGCTACCCCGCACCGGCATCCGCCCGCCTGGCGAGCTGTGCGAAGGCTGGAGCCGGAGCCCCCCACGCCCCGCACCCCCCGAACTCTCCCTCGGTGAGCTGGGCGGGCAGCAGGAGCCATTGGGCTCCGATTTCCCGAGCATCCTCTTCGAGCAAGAGGCCGAGCATCTCAATAACTGCGGCGCAGGCGAACCGGGACCCCCCGGGACGACGGGGCTGTCGGACGGGGCACCTGACTGTACCCAGCTCACCCCGGCCGAAAAACGCATCGTCCAGTCTAATGAACGGCTGGTGCAGGAGATGCGAGCTTTCCGACGGGAATACGCCGAGAGCCGCCGGGAGACCACCTCCGTCCTGCGCGTCATTGCCCAGGCACTGGGCGGCCTCAGCCGGAGCCTGGCCGAAATCCGTGACCTCTACCTCCGGGAGCAGGCGGTCCCCAAACCCTGA
- the SHISA4 gene encoding protein shisa-4 isoform X1, with protein MPAPLAVAVAGLAVPRGPGDGRLSPAAGGEDCLWYVDRNGSWHPGFDCDFFTFCCGTCHQRYCCRDPLRLLTERQQRHCLAFSPKTIAGIASAVVLFIAIVTTIVCCFMCSCCYLYQRRQHLRTPLQGAEIPLSSYPPAAPPAPFPMDPKAGPVPPQPGFTPMAVYPPAGPAAQYPLYPSGPPVYNPTAPPPYVAVQPSYPGA; from the exons AGGCCCCGGTGACGGACGGTTGTCCCCAGCGGCGGGGGGCGAGGACTGCCTGTGGTACGTGGACAGGAACGGCTCCTGGCACCCCGGCTTCGACTGCGACTTCTTCACCTTCTGCTGCGGCACGTGCCACCAGCGGTACTGCTGCCGTGACCCCCTGCGCCTGCTCACTGAGCGCCAGCAGCGTCACTGCCTCGCCTTCAG CCCCAAGACCATCGCGGGCATCGCCTCGGCTGTGGTGCTCTTCATCGCCATCGTCACCACCATCGTCTGCTGCTTCATGTGCTCCTGCTGCTACTTGTACCAGCGCCGGCAGCACCTCCGCACCCCCCTGCAAG GCGCGGAGATCCCGCTGTCCAGCtacccccccgcagcccccccagcccccttccCCATGGACCCCAAAGCCGGCCCCGTGCCCCCCCAACCCGGCTTCACCCCCATGGCCGTGTACCCGCCGGCTGGCCCTGCTGCCCAGTACCCGCTGTACCCCTCCGGCCCGCCCGTCTACAACCCCACAG CACCTCCGCCCTATGTCGCGGTACAGCCCAGCTACCCCGGAGCCTGA
- the LOC115335312 gene encoding glycine-rich cell wall structural protein 1.8-like isoform X5, translated as MAAGGGGARRGLLKRKPNFTLQEIDILMSEVLKYEQLLFGAAASTVNAYEKQKIWWRITNKINAAGRNQRDIGEVKNRWRGLRRRANDKITRHRQERQAPAARPAVRVGNGNGNGNGNGSGPGPPELGPGPAPGWGPRGTAGIDPPLLGVEVVAPHGGCGGRGRGGPGRGHVGDQDGNMEGQGQGHGGPGPGYWGPGHRRGGLGRGHGGTATGTWGTRSRTEGDQDTDTGDRDQDVGSQDTDMGDRDGDMEGQGQGHGGTGTRTWGDRNMDTGEQDRDMGGLEQGHRGTGTRTWGDRNMDTGEQDRDMGGLEQGHRGTGTRVCGDRDCDRGNGTRTLGTRTQMWGTRTVTWRDWDKDRGDQDQDGGDQDEDTETRTGVRRDTGTRTWIQRTKAGIGTWGH; from the exons atggcggcgggaggcggcggggcgcggcgggggtTGCTGAAACGGAAGCCGAACTTCACGTTACAGGAGATCGACATCCTGATGAGCGAGGTGCTCAAGTACGAGCAGCTGCTCTTCGGCGCCGCCGCCAGCACCGTCAACGCCTACGAGAAGCAGAAGATCTGGTGGCGCATCACCAACAAGATCAACGCCGCCGGCCGCAACCAGCGCGACATCGGCGAGGTGAAGAACCGCTGGCGGGGGCTGCGCCGCCGGGCCAACGATAAGATCACCCGGCACCGGCAGGAGAGGCAGGCACCCGCCGCTCGCCCGGCCGTCAGAGTCGGCAACGGCAACGGCAACGGCAACGGCAACGGttccggccccggcccgccggaGCTCGGCCCCGGGCCCGCTCCCGGTTGGGGACCGCGGGGCACCGCCGGCATCGACCCGCCGCTCCTCGGCGTCGAGGTGGTGGCGCCGCACGGTGGGtgcggggggcgggggcgggggggaccgGGACGGGGAC ACGTGGGGGACCAGGACGGGAACATGGAGGGACAGGGGCAGGGACACGGGGGACCAGGACCAGGATATTGGGGACCAGGACACAGGCGTGGGGGACTGGGACGGGGACATGGAGGGACTGCgacagggacatgggggaccaggagcaggacagaggggGACCAGGACACAGACACAGGAGACAGGGACCAGGACGTGGGGAGCCAGGACACAGACATGGGGGACCGGGACGGAGACATGGAGGGACAGGGGCAGGGACATGGGGGCACTGGGACCAGGACATGGGGGGACCGGAACATGGACACGGGGGAACAGgacagggacatggggggacTGGAGCAGGGACACAGGGGCACTGGGACCAGGACATGGGGGGACCGGAACATGGACACGGGGGAACAGgacagggacatggggggacTGGAGCAGGGACACAGGGGCACTGGGACCAGGGTGTGTGGGGACCGGGACTGTGACAGGGGCAATGGGACCAGGACATTGGGGACCAGGACACAGATGTGGGGGACCAGGACAGTGACATGGAGGGACTGGGACAAGGACAGAGGAGACCAGGACCAGGATGGGGGGGATCAGGACGAAGACACTGAGACCAGGACAGGTGTGCGGAGGGACACTGGGACCAGGACATGGATACAGAGGACCAAGGCAGGGA taGGGACATGGGGGCACTAG
- the LOC115335312 gene encoding protein qua-1-like isoform X3 has translation MAAGGGGARRGLLKRKPNFTLQEIDILMSEVLKYEQLLFGAAASTVNAYEKQKIWWRITNKINAAGRNQRDIGEVKNRWRGLRRRANDKITRHRQERQAPAARPAVRVGNGNGNGNGNGSGPGPPELGPGPAPGWGPRGTAGIDPPLLGVEVVAPHGGCGGRGRGGPGRGHVGDQDGNMEGQGQGHGGPGPGYWGPGHRRGGLGRGHGGTATGTWGTRSRTEGDQDTDTGDRDQDVGSQDTDMGDRDGDMEGQGQGHGGTGTRTWGDRNMDTGEQDRDMGGLEQGHRGTGTRTWGDRNMDTGEQDRDMGGLEQGHRGTGTRVCGDRDCDRGNGTRTLGTRTQMWGTRTVTWRDWDKDRGDQDQDGGDQDEDTETRTGVRRDWDRDTGDRDQDRSVQGWGPGCGGTWTRMQGAQDHVRCTGTGTWGPRTQTWEPRAGTWRAGTGT, from the exons atggcggcgggaggcggcggggcgcggcgggggtTGCTGAAACGGAAGCCGAACTTCACGTTACAGGAGATCGACATCCTGATGAGCGAGGTGCTCAAGTACGAGCAGCTGCTCTTCGGCGCCGCCGCCAGCACCGTCAACGCCTACGAGAAGCAGAAGATCTGGTGGCGCATCACCAACAAGATCAACGCCGCCGGCCGCAACCAGCGCGACATCGGCGAGGTGAAGAACCGCTGGCGGGGGCTGCGCCGCCGGGCCAACGATAAGATCACCCGGCACCGGCAGGAGAGGCAGGCACCCGCCGCTCGCCCGGCCGTCAGAGTCGGCAACGGCAACGGCAACGGCAACGGCAACGGttccggccccggcccgccggaGCTCGGCCCCGGGCCCGCTCCCGGTTGGGGACCGCGGGGCACCGCCGGCATCGACCCGCCGCTCCTCGGCGTCGAGGTGGTGGCGCCGCACGGTGGGtgcggggggcgggggcgggggggaccgGGACGGGGAC ACGTGGGGGACCAGGACGGGAACATGGAGGGACAGGGGCAGGGACACGGGGGACCAGGACCAGGATATTGGGGACCAGGACACAGGCGTGGGGGACTGGGACGGGGACATGGAGGGACTGCgacagggacatgggggaccaggagcaggacagaggggGACCAGGACACAGACACAGGAGACAGGGACCAGGACGTGGGGAGCCAGGACACAGACATGGGGGACCGGGACGGAGACATGGAGGGACAGGGGCAGGGACATGGGGGCACTGGGACCAGGACATGGGGGGACCGGAACATGGACACGGGGGAACAGgacagggacatggggggacTGGAGCAGGGACACAGGGGCACTGGGACCAGGACATGGGGGGACCGGAACATGGACACGGGGGAACAGgacagggacatggggggacTGGAGCAGGGACACAGGGGCACTGGGACCAGGGTGTGTGGGGACCGGGACTGTGACAGGGGCAATGGGACCAGGACATTGGGGACCAGGACACAGATGTGGGGGACCAGGACAGTGACATGGAGGGACTGGGACAAGGACAGAGGAGACCAGGACCAGGATGGGGGGGATCAGGACGAAGACACTGAGACCAGGACAGGTGTGCGGAGG GACTGGGACAGGGACACAGGAGACCGGGACCAGGACAGGAgtgtgcagggatggggaccaGGATGTGGTGGGACATGGACCAGGATGCAGGGGGCCCAGGACCATGTCAGGTGCACTGGGACCGGGACGTGGGGGCCCAGGACACAGACATGggagcccagggcagggacaTGGAGGGCTGGAACTGGAACATAA
- the LOC115335312 gene encoding protein qua-1-like isoform X1, with protein MAAGGGGARRGLLKRKPNFTLQEIDILMSEVLKYEQLLFGAAASTVNAYEKQKIWWRITNKINAAGRNQRDIGEVKNRWRGLRRRANDKITRHRQERQAPAARPAVRVGNGNGNGNGNGSGPGPPELGPGPAPGWGPRGTAGIDPPLLGVEVVAPHGGCGGRGRGGPGRGHVGDQDGNMEGQGQGHGGPGPGYWGPGHRRGGLGRGHGGTATGTWGTRSRTEGDQDTDTGDRDQDVGSQDTDMGDRDGDMEGQGQGHGGTGTRTWGDRNMDTGEQDRDMGGLEQGHRGTGTRTWGDRNMDTGEQDRDMGGLEQGHRGTGTRVCGDRDCDRGNGTRTLGTRTQMWGTRTVTWRDWDKDRGDQDQDGGDQDEDTETRTGVRRDWDRDGGGRDMGALGLGQVRGGTGTGAEGTRTRTGGDQDTDTGEQDRDMEDWDRDTGDRDQDRSVQGWGPGCGGTWTRMQGAQDHVRCTGTGTWGPRTQTWEPRAGTWRAGTGT; from the exons atggcggcgggaggcggcggggcgcggcgggggtTGCTGAAACGGAAGCCGAACTTCACGTTACAGGAGATCGACATCCTGATGAGCGAGGTGCTCAAGTACGAGCAGCTGCTCTTCGGCGCCGCCGCCAGCACCGTCAACGCCTACGAGAAGCAGAAGATCTGGTGGCGCATCACCAACAAGATCAACGCCGCCGGCCGCAACCAGCGCGACATCGGCGAGGTGAAGAACCGCTGGCGGGGGCTGCGCCGCCGGGCCAACGATAAGATCACCCGGCACCGGCAGGAGAGGCAGGCACCCGCCGCTCGCCCGGCCGTCAGAGTCGGCAACGGCAACGGCAACGGCAACGGCAACGGttccggccccggcccgccggaGCTCGGCCCCGGGCCCGCTCCCGGTTGGGGACCGCGGGGCACCGCCGGCATCGACCCGCCGCTCCTCGGCGTCGAGGTGGTGGCGCCGCACGGTGGGtgcggggggcgggggcgggggggaccgGGACGGGGAC ACGTGGGGGACCAGGACGGGAACATGGAGGGACAGGGGCAGGGACACGGGGGACCAGGACCAGGATATTGGGGACCAGGACACAGGCGTGGGGGACTGGGACGGGGACATGGAGGGACTGCgacagggacatgggggaccaggagcaggacagaggggGACCAGGACACAGACACAGGAGACAGGGACCAGGACGTGGGGAGCCAGGACACAGACATGGGGGACCGGGACGGAGACATGGAGGGACAGGGGCAGGGACATGGGGGCACTGGGACCAGGACATGGGGGGACCGGAACATGGACACGGGGGAACAGgacagggacatggggggacTGGAGCAGGGACACAGGGGCACTGGGACCAGGACATGGGGGGACCGGAACATGGACACGGGGGAACAGgacagggacatggggggacTGGAGCAGGGACACAGGGGCACTGGGACCAGGGTGTGTGGGGACCGGGACTGTGACAGGGGCAATGGGACCAGGACATTGGGGACCAGGACACAGATGTGGGGGACCAGGACAGTGACATGGAGGGACTGGGACAAGGACAGAGGAGACCAGGACCAGGATGGGGGGGATCAGGACGAAGACACTGAGACCAGGACAGGTGTGCGGAGGGA ctgggacagggatggggggggtaGGGACATGGGGGCACTAGGACTAGGACAGGTGCGTGGAGGGACTGGGACAGGGGCAGAGGggaccaggaccaggacggGGGGGGACCAGGACACAGACACAGGGGAACAGGACAGGGACATGGAGGACTGGGACAGGGACACAGGAGACCGGGACCAGGACAGGAgtgtgcagggatggggaccaGGATGTGGTGGGACATGGACCAGGATGCAGGGGGCCCAGGACCATGTCAGGTGCACTGGGACCGGGACGTGGGGGCCCAGGACACAGACATGggagcccagggcagggacaTGGAGGGCTGGAACTGGAACATAA